The following nucleotide sequence is from Primulina tabacum isolate GXHZ01 chromosome 2, ASM2559414v2, whole genome shotgun sequence.
AGCTAAGTTCTGCTCTTAAAGCTAAGTGCTGCTTCTGATTTTCTAAGCCGTTTAAGTACTCAAAGAGTACTGCTTCTGTCAATGCGATACGAGAGCTTCTGCTTTTATCCTCTCTTCTGATTATAGCTCTCGcgacctactggttttgactctcatcaccacaataaaattaagtctaacaataaCCCATTTGGACTATCTTTTCAATACCTGATGTCCGGACAACCCCTGTTTTGAGAGAAATATTAAGAATCGCCTCAGCTTCGTGGGATGTAAAAATATGTCTCACAAGTTCTGCCTGCCAATATCTTGAACTAGAAATCAGTCTGGCCACTCTCATGATAGGATCCACTCGAACAACTTGATTGCTTTTAAAGGATGGGATACGTGGGATCCAAGGATCAGATTTAATGAAGTGTTGACCATCTCTAACTCTCCAACATAATCCTCTTTTCAatgaaataaaggaaaaaaaaaaggaatacTAGTAGTGTTTTTTATGCTccacaaaatttttattttccataGTCTACTAACCATAAACCACGGCTAAAATTAAATCTTAATATTATTGCTATTCTTTCATTAATACTTACATCTTATACTCTAATTACAATTAGCACGCTTAAAATGAACAAAGAATGCATAATGTAGACTACTCTACGGATCTTAATTACTAATATAGTGTCTATATTATAGATTATTCTCAGTTAATGGCAAATGAGCGCATAGTTCCCACTATCCTAATAATTcaagaattattttattattttaaaaatatagaatactttgatataaaaattaatacctTAATTATGTGACATTTCGTATACTTCCTTTATTATaatattgaaattatttttaggTAAAATTTTGTAGTATCAACTCCCTTTAATGGCCACTTAGCAAGTCAAATGTGATACAATGTATAGATACATATTACATGATTTCAATTTTGACACCTTATACCCTATGGATGGGCCCATCAAAATCAGGCCCAAACTCTCGCCATGGCCCATGAAAGATcaatgtattctcctataaataccaggtttttGAGCGTACGATTCATTAATTCACTATATATTATTTTCGGCTGTATCCTAGCTGCTCTCAacttatatcctcagtctctgacttgaccGTCGGACGGGCTACGTCGGGACACCCTCTCGGCCCCCTTTTAATggtcttcttcgtgatttcaggctcaggacaaaTTCGAAGcttgcgtctggactagtgtcacttgctggaatcggaccctaaattttcagTGAGTATCAACACCCCGTATGGGGATAAATTTGTAAcctgtttttcatttttttttgcccggaaaaaaaaataatttgtccGAATATCGTTGCACAAACATAGAGATGTAATCGAGTTGAGTCCAGCCAAACTTTTGAATGTTTGAACTTGACTCTTAATAATCGAGCGAgttcgagctttatttaacgaatatatttattgctcacgagcttattcaagcttttattGAGCCTAAATGagcttaataaataaaaattttatatttaaatcttcattaaattcattaaaaagtaaattatatatttagataaaaatataatattcttattaaaatttttatatttattataataaataaatttaatagactTTTTTATATATTCCATAAGTAATGTTCTaaatcaatcaatcaaatatcaaaactattagtTTTTCATCTAAGAGATGACTCGTAAACTTATCAACGAACGTGTTCACAAGTTAACAAGCCGAATATTGTAAaacttgagcttggttcgtttatcttaacgaTCATAATTAAACAAACTCAAACGAGTTTTTATTGAATCGAACTTGAACAACTCACAAACTGTTGGactcatttacatccctacacAATTCTCTcagtaattaaaaaaaataaaaatgaataaaattaaaaattcgcAATAAAAGCCCAGAAAATTACAGGCAATATACACATATCAGTTGAAATAATAAAGGTGTGTAGATCGCATTTACAAACCCTGTTTGTATAAAACGTTTAACCAAGCAAAAACACGATACAATAATTATAAACCGGACGATAAATGTATACATTAAACCAGCAGGGTTGGTAAAAGCTTTCAACAATCTCTTCTGCAATTCCCCATTACACGTGCTCCTCTCCACCATCTTCATGGTGGTTCTCGCCATTTTCTTTTCCGAGGTTCGATTTTGATAATGGCAATGCTGATGATTGCCTCGGAGAATTTTTGGTTGCTGATTGGTGCCGTGAATTCAAGTTGAGGTACGTGTAGAAGGACATGCCAACGAGTGCGGTGGCTGCTCCAAGAATGCTAGTTGGTCCAGGATTTGAACCAAAAAGATGAAAACCTCCAAGAAGGATGACACACGTTTTGAACTGTCCAAGAACGACGTGGGTCGTAGCAGAAGTTGCCCTACTCGGAAAAAACAGTAAATCTCGGATCATCGACACATTATAACCAAGAGgcattttttagatttattacaATCATAGTTTAAAAAGCATACTAGATTCAGTTGTGTTAGAACGTGGATCGGAAAAACAAAAACATGTCATAAGTTACTCTACAATTGCTGGTCCAGACAACTAGGAACAGCAAGAGAGCCAATGAGAAGCCACTGCACAGCTCGATTCACTTTGGATGCCTTTTGCTAAGCAAACTAACTGGTGCATAGATCTTAATATAATGTGAAGAAAGGTTACGTTATCCATACCGACTCAGATAGTAGCCATTTCCAAGGATGCCACGTCTAATTTGCAAAACACTAACGAGGTTTTTGTCGAACACCAAAGGAACAGATTTTCAAGGGAGTGAAAATTCATATCCCAATCTTGAGAGTGGAAATCATATGCTATCATAAAgctttttgaaatattttataaatgaacACAACTATTTCCACGTGAGTGGGCAAGTAAAGAATCAAGAACTTCGATCAACTGTAAAATAACCAAATCACAAGAACATATTGGTCATCTATTTCAAAATTAACCAAATCAGATGAGGGGAAAAAAACTGTTTCTACAAGAATAGAAGCAACAAATCAATTGTCAAAGCAGAGAACACATACCCGAGTGCTAGAGCACCAGACCATTGAAGCAAGAAGCCAAGAAAGGCTGAAGCACCAATGGCAGCAGAGTTATGAAGGCTCCAATCAAATGATAGGACACCAGGAGGGTCCAGTGATGGCATTAACATCAGCAAGAAAAACAAAGTAATTGGTGTCGTCTTCCACATTAGCCTGTCATACATAACACGCAAACATGAACTTACAATCAGTGACGTTTTCTGAATGTGTCAACAGAATGAATAAATACATGTTTTACTCGGAAATCCTACGATGCCTTACGCTAAAGCGGTCCAGTTTTCTTGTTGTTGAAGATTAGACCACAATATTTTATTAACAGCACTTGGCACAATCCAAGCCAGTGCTATGCAAGAGCCGAAGAAATGAAACTGAAGATCAGTTACCGTAGCCACAGCAACACCAACTGATACTACAGCAAGAGCAAACACCTAGAGAAATTGTAATAAGCATCAAACACAACAAAACCAAAGTAATTaccaatttttcttatttaagaaaCAATTACAAATTTCATACGCATAAATATACGTGAATAACAAGAATATACAGGATGACCTTACAAATATAGGTGATGACAAAAGTCATTTTTGACCAACCAAACAACCCAATGTAGAGCTGCTTGTTTTTCATAGTACAAATTTTGATTCAAATCACATCAGTGGgtgaaatttaaaatactaaaataatTACGTTGGTCCTTTAAAAGTTTAGCATTTCCCAACTACCAGAGAGTATTATTACCTTCTGTGCTGAGATTCTTTTCCCGAATAGCATGAACTCTGCTAAAACAATTGCTGGTGTTACTGCAATCTTAGCCATCTGATAAAATCCAACACTGAAAAATATATCTTCTCTATTATTCAAGAAGTACAGATACagatagaaaaaaaaagaagcaaaCACTAAAAGGTAAGTTGTCGCCTCACCTATTGTATTTTAAGCTAACGTTGGCAAGAC
It contains:
- the LOC142530401 gene encoding nucleotide-sugar uncharacterized transporter 2-like, whose amino-acid sequence is MLGVFVGKDIRKILKRKDSDGGERGRALEELRASMFSKLRSLSGAKRPQQSLLGPTIALTFNFLVSVSIILMNKLVLIKVGFNYPIFLTFIHYLFSWVIMALLKALSILSLSSPPKSTKYFSLLSLGIVMSLSTGLANVSLKYNSVGFYQMAKIAVTPAIVLAEFMLFGKRISAQKVFALAVVSVGVAVATVTDLQFHFFGSCIALAWIVPSAVNKILWSNLQQQENWTALALMWKTTPITLFFLLMLMPSLDPPGVLSFDWSLHNSAAIGASAFLGFLLQWSGALALGATSATTHVVLGQFKTCVILLGGFHLFGSNPGPTSILGAATALVGMSFYTYLNLNSRHQSATKNSPRQSSALPLSKSNLGKENGENHHEDGGEEHV